The sequence TCGCAGGAATACGGAGATAACCAAACTCGTCATCTACTGGAAAGATTTCGAAAATGCCCGCCTCGACACAAGTGTTGAGGTGACCCCCCTCATGGTGACTGATTTTCTCTCATTTGTCTCGTCGATGCGAACGTACAAGCCAAAGACGTTTCATCGCATTATCTCGACGATGAGTTCATTTTACCGGTTTCTTTACACCCAGGGGGCTGTCACTTCCAACCCCCTGACCGGCATTGAACGGCCGCGAGTCAAGCAGCAGGACATAAAATATCTCAAACATAACCAGGTGCTTCGCCTGATTGATTCGATAGAAGATCCTCGTGACAATCTCATTGTCCGGACCATATATGCCACCGGTGTCCGTGTATCAGAACTGTGTGGAATGAATGTTGAGGACATTGACTTCGACGAGCACACGATACGGATCCGGGGTAAAGGTGATAAGTCCCGAATCGTCTTTGTCGATGATGATACCCTGGCCGATCTCCTGAAATTTATTGGCAATCGTATCGTCGGCCCCGTCTTCGTCGGGCAGCAGGGAAAACACATCTCTTCCCGTGCCATCCAGCATATTTTCAAGCACTATGCCCCGAGCGGAATTACCCCGCACAAGATACGCCACAGTTACGCCAGCGAACTCTATAAGCGTTCAAAGAATCTTCGGGTTGTCCAGGAAAATCTTGGCCATACTTCCATCAAAACAACGGAGATCTACCTGCATACCGATATTGATGAGCGCCGTCAGGTCTACCAGCAGTTTTTCCCGCTCTCCAAGACAAACGGGAACGGGTAATTTTACTTTCCCCTAGTGAATACATGACAAGAAATTATCCCGGGATTCCTTCTTTTTTGACAATGCAGAATATCTCAAAATATTAGTTATTTCTCTATTTAACGTTCAAATCGTGCTGTTTTTTCTTTTTCTCTCATCTCATCATTTTTCGCAATAAACCGTATGATGCTATATGGTAACTACTTAACTTTTTTAGCTTCGATCGGGCCAAACGAGATGCTGGATTAATGCCCCGATCATTTGCGTGGCTGGTTTTTGAATACAAAAACCTGAAACAAATGCCCGGAAAATAAAGTGCACGGAATAACTCCCCGGCAACCCTGGCTGTTTAAAAAAACAGGTCGGTATAGAGGTCAAATCCCGGTAAATGCCCCGTATCCGGAACATTTTTGGATCCTCCCGGCATTATCCGGCCCTGTTGAAATACCCGGCCCGGGTAATCACTGGGCGGGAATACCGGTTCCCTGGATATCTCGTCTCCTCAGTGTGAAACAATTGCAAATCTAATGGTGTTGCAATTGCGTGGGAACCGGGTATCCTTTCCTTAAAATCCAGAATTTTTTTAATCCAATCCAATTCAATTACATCTCCCGTCATTTATCATCATAAATCAATCAAATCCAATTATTTTGAAAATCGAATCCCATGAAGTAAAAATTCATGCAAATCCGGATTTATCTAATTTTTCCTCATCTCACAATGTGGATACGCATATTTTCATTACGTTGGAACTGGTATTTTATAAAAACTCTTTTTAAAAAAATCAAATCTTTTTTCAATTTAATATTTTTTGTATCGTAATCTTCCACAATTCCAATGTTTTGGAAATCCAAACGCATTTCTGATAAATGTCTTTTTCTAATTTATCCAAAATATTCCCATAATCTCGCCTGAAAACAAATCCTTTGAAAAAATAATCTTCGGGCACTGCACATTTCTTTTATTTTCACTCCTTAACCGTACTAGCCCTAAAATAATCCAATGTTTTCGGAAATCCAATTCCCTGCCATACATCATCTGTAATTGGATAAAATATCAAATTTTTCAATTTTTATTCGTGCAATCAAATATATCCAATTCTTTTGAAAATAAATGTTATAACGTATGATTTAATCAAATCCAATTTTTTATAATATCTTGAAATTGTCCCTGTTCTAGTATTTCCCAAATCCAATCATTTATATGCAGATTTTCTGACGTGGATAGATTAAAATTCGAAAATATCCAATGTTTTACCCTATGCCAAAGGTCCATAAACGAAAATACGAAAAAATCGATGATGCCGAGATTGACCTCGTCATCCAGTGCAATGACAGTCATGAATTTTACGAGCGGTACCGGGAGGTCTTTCCCACAAAAAAGAAAGGAATCGACAGCATCAGCAAGATCTGGAAACGCCGCAGTGAATTTATTAAAAAACTGCAGCCCGCTGAGGAATCCATAGAACCCGCCAATGGATCAGGATCTTCGCGAGAACTCGAGCTGCTGGTTACCGCACAGAATAAAATCCTGTCTGAATTGTCAAATGTTATGAAAGAACAGCTCAAGGTAAGCAGGGAAATTCTCGCACATCTCCCAAAACATATTCAGAAAAATGAGGAACCCGCAGCCCGGCACACTGAAACCAGTACTCCGGAACAGAAAGAACCGGCAAAGAAATCCTGTCCGGAAAAACGTGCTGACATTGTTATCGGATCCTGATTTCCTGATACCTTGTGTCCTATAGTAAAACCATTCGTGAACAAAAAATAATTATATCACCTTCCCCTTTTTTCCCTGCAAAATGACCGGGGCAAAAGCTATCCTTATAGTCCTGACATGCATAGGTATTATGGCATTTTCCTGCAGGGAAAATGTGCGGTTAACCATTCCGTAAATCAAAACCCCCGTAGTGTAGCGGTCAATCATGCCAGCCTTTGGAGCTGGCGACACCAGTTCGAATCTGGTCGGGGGTATGCAGAGTGAAATATGGGCGATTCTCGCCCATTTCTCTAAAATGGGTCAAATTTGAATCTTTTTTGTTTATAATGACAATTTTAGAGTATCGAAATCAGAGCGAACGCGAGACTGCGGAGACGAACAGTCTCGACCGATATTCATGTCAGCAAACTACCGTTGAGACGGTGTGAGGGGAGCGGAGCTCTACCAGAATCAGAATGAACGCCAGATCAACTACTGTAAAGATTCCGGACCATATTCATAACCCCCATGCCTTTTTCTGTTACTGTATAGAGCCCGCTTGTCTCGGATTTGATCACGAGGCCGGCTTCGATAAGGCGGGTGATGTGGAAGAGGAGATGACCTCCCTTATGTCCGGTGAGTGTACTCAGCTCCGAGTACGACATGCTGCCATTCGAGAGCGCTTTGATCATGGAAAAGCGTACCGGATTCGCCAGCGGTTCGATGATGGATGAGAGGACCAACTCATCCGGCAACTCGGAGATAAGGATATCCTGGTTCTTCCGCTTCAGGGCACGCCGGGTTGCCGAAAGATCCCGGATCGCATGGATCATCCGGTCGCGTTCAACAGAGAATACCTCAATGCAGGCTTTGCACTGCAGGCTGTTCCGGAGGTAGCGGTCTGCCATCTCCCGGTCCTGCCGAATTTGGTCCTCGATGAACCGTTCAGTACTCTCCGGATCCAGGCGTTCGCCGAATTCCCGCAGCCGGTTAAGGGTGATATCCATGCACTCCTTCCGGTCATAGACATTGCAGGGATCCGGGCAGACCCGCTCGAACTCACGCTTTGCATCAGAGAGGACAAGATCAAGGAGAAGCCGCTGGTACCCCTGGCCGAGCTGTTGGCGCATGGCCTCGATCTTCTCTTCTATGAGGAGTGACTGGAACGAACGCAGCTCCGTAACAATGGTCTCGCTGATATCCCGTTGCCCGGCCTGCAGGTCACGGAGCGTCTTCTCTATCCGCACGATCCGGTCTTCAATCTCATCCTTGCGCATGCTTTGATTCCTGTAAGTATAGTGGAATTACCTTCAGATATATTTCTTTTTCACACAATCCTGTACGTGCATGAAAGAAGAAATCAATGCAACAGATTATCGCGAAATGACCGCCCCGTGCGGCCTCGACTGCTTCAACTGCCCGGTGCACCTGGCACAATTGGACGAAGAGATCCGGAAACAGATCATGGTAAACCTTAGCGTGAACTATAACGATGCAGCATGCGGCGGCTGCCGGAGCGTGAACGGTGTCTGTCCGCTTGGGCGGAAGCACGGCGCAAAACAGTGTGAGACCTACTCCTGTGTCATCGCAAAAGACATTGGGACCTGTGCTGACTGCACAGACTTCCCGTGCGACAGGCTCCAGCCATCGGCGAACCTACCTGCCGGGGTCCCGCACAACCTCAAGGTGTACAACCTGGCATTGATCCGGAAGATGGGTTTAGAGAAATGGGCTCTCGAAAAAGCAAATCTTGTGCGAGATGCATATTTCGGTAAAAAAATCTGACCACCCGGTTTTTTTCAGGAATGTTCCGGCCTCCCGCATTGCCGGGGTCCGGAAGACTGTAAAAACATCGGCAAGGGGCGCGGATTGAAAAAGATTCTAACTTATTGTCAGGAATCTGGTCGGGGGTATTACCACGAATCAAAGGATTTCTTTTTTACGTATAACAGAAGAATGTGATTGATGGAACCACTTCCGCTCAGGCTCCGTATTTACCTGACCATATTTTTGATTGTAGTCCTGGGAGGTGCCATTGGGATGATGGCCGTTGAACACCTCTCTCCGGTAGATGCATTCTACTTTATCGTCGTTACCCTGACTACCGTCGGATATGGGGATATCTATCCCCTCACAACCGTGGGTAAACTGCTGGTGATGGTGATCATTCTTGCCGGGGTAAGTTGTTTTCTCGGCCTGGCCGCAGATGCGGTTGAATTTATCCTCGAACGGCGCGAGCGGGAAAAACGGCTGGCAAAACTGAATATGATCATCGGGATTTTTTATTCTGAAGTGGGTACCCGGCTGCTGAGAAAATTCAGTGTCCATGATACTGGTGTTGAAAAAATCCGGTCTGCCCTGCTCGTCTCAAATACCTGGTCCGATGAGGATTTTAAAAAAGCACATGCTCTTTTAAAGGATCATTCATTCCAGCTGGACAGCCGTTCTCTCCCGCTTGAGGAATTACATGGTTTCCTTTCGCATCACAAGGGGTTCATGCTGGCCCTGCTGGAAAATCCCCAACTCTACGAACATGACCGGTTCACCGATCTCATGCACGCCGTTTTCCACCTGGCAGAAGAGCTGATCTCCCGGGAACGGCTGGTGGATCTCCCGCAAGCCGATTATAATCATTTATCCGGTGATATCACCCGCGTGTACAGTCAGCTGGTGGTGGAGTGGCTGGTCTATATGCAACATCTCAAAAAACATTACCCGTACCTCTTCTCGCTGGCAATGAGAACGAACCCGTTCGATGCGCATGCAAGTGCAATCGTGCAGTGATCGAACGCCAACCAGGACTTATCCATTTTTTTTATTTTTCGTTAACTCCCCCAATTGCAGTGCCATCACGATCAAACCTGTCCCTGTCCGGAATGCATGGCACGATTGCCTGTCTGGCCGTCCGCATAAAATTCCGTTACCAGAGATTTACTTGACGAAGCTGAAAAAAAATTATCCCAGTTCCAGCACCGCGAGCAGGTTTTCCCTGGCTGCCATTTCCGTGATCACCGATACGACCGGGGCAGGCGAAAGTGCAGGTCTGCGCCGGGCCTCGGCTTTTGCCATCCTGCGCATCTGCTTTTTCGAGAGCAGGAATGCCCGGTCTTCCTCCGCTGCAAAAAGATCCAGCGGGGTGCACCTGATGGGCGTAGTCGCAATATTGAATGCCGCATTCACATCGGCGTGCACCACATACCCGCAGTGCGGGCACTCGAACCGCTTGCGAAACCTCCTGCCAAATTCCCCGCACCGGCAGCAGCGTTTGGACGTGTAGGCCGGGTTTACGTAAATAACAGGAATTCCCCGGTTGTGCGCCCGCTGTTCAACCATTTTCTGGAGCGTGAAAAACGATCCATTGTCGAACGTGAATTCATACTCCCGGACATTTTGTTCGTGACGGGTGTAATGATTCGAAAAGAGCTTCTCAAATTTGATGCCGGTGCCCATGGATTCGGCAAAGTTGACGATCTGCCGTGTTATGGCGGCAAGGGCTGCTTTGAATGATTTTCGTTCCCGGGTTTTTAATTTTTTTAATTTCCAGAGTTTTCCTTCTTTCCAGAATTTTGTGCAGTTGTTGACAGAGTGCGTGTGGGTATGATGGATACTTTTCCCCAGTTTCAGGATCTTTCCGCTCAGCGGGTCTGCGGCAACTGCCACGTGGCCCGTGGTGTTTAAGTCAACACCAATCCAGCGGATCTCATTGAGTGTGGCGAAATGAACTTCAATCACCTCTCATACGGGAATTCCGACGGCGATACTTATCCTTACCAAACACTTCAGTGGTCTTGTCATCCTCCTTTGCTTAGAGAATAGTAACCGAAGTATTTCGGATATATCTTGTGGTCGGCATGAACCGGTAAAAAAAAGAGGGATGCATCGTGACAATCAGGGTTGAAGTCTATGCCATCACTGCATAGGCGACAAGCGAGAGCAGGAATGCGAGCAGCAGCATGGCAAGCGAGAGCGGGGCGACAAATACGAGCATCGCATTGACCGTGCTTGCCAGCTGGGAAATCCGGTTCGAGCCAAAGACAACCACATGTTCGCAGTGCGCCGTGCTCGCGGCCACTTCAGCGGGTGACAGGTCGCTGATTGCGTCCCGGATGCTCTGCATGACGAATGGCAGGAACTCTGCAACCGGGACATGCATGCCGACAGGATTTTTCCCGGTTATCGTGTTGACGACATGGGAATCCGTTGTCATGACTTCTGCATGATCGACAAGCGTAAGGATCTGCTCAACCAGCACCTCACGCACTCCCTGGGCCATGTTATTGCCATCGATGAGCACATAGGCAGTCCGCTGCCCGTCCACCTCCGTGATCAGTGCCTGGATTCCTAAGTCCCCGAATCCCTGCTCACGGCTGTAGGGCAGGGTCACGTGGGATACCCCCATGCTCAGGGGGAGGAGAGGAGCTTTGCTGCATATTTCCATTGCATTAAATGCCGCACGCTGGTACTCGGTTGCCGTCAGGGTTGCAAGAAGGATTGGCGACGAAAGATCGGTCATACAGTTGTGGCCGTCGACAAGGGCGACATGGGGGAACCAGCGGTGGCCTTCTGCCATGATCGTGGATCCAATGGAAAAATCCAGGTCCTCGGTCCGCTGTGGCGAGCGGGTGGTGACGAGCAGCACGGAGTCGCTGAACCGCTGGTAGAGCACCTGGACAGAACCTACCGTCAGGCGCCCGGATCTCCCTGCGGTCCCTGCATACGACAGGTCATTGCGCGATTTCCGTACCGCATCGATCACTTTGTTGATCTCGGATTCCGACACGAGATTGAAGTCATGGGTGGCGCACCCGTGAGGGACAAGCGTCTCTTCGGGGAAATTGTCATGCAATACTTTGGGCAGGTTTCCCCCGCCGATCTCGCCCATGGGGCCCGGGTGAAGGTTCGGCACGGTAAACAG comes from Methanomicrobiales archaeon HGW-Methanomicrobiales-1 and encodes:
- a CDS encoding DUF2070 domain-containing protein; the encoded protein is MGQDSDVKLGQLSRYIFTAPSALRSFFLIVILGLIIDGASARSWLNLPFTSNIGFTLPTVLSSNLFFLPEKFLFSGTLAFSIPAIAALLLTKPMIEYSGKTMTWNRSGLLALTCTVFGVIITLAALLSSVSFIPLFYAISLGFIFGLRLLVLVAIADYRVPRMILPALTQSGVGILVGMFLFTPSFAILALVLHLVFGLGFVILIWMIERPLKRAFKIRGLAFINAFIAHMTDGSKGMEDFFREIGEEIFVPQVNFFFRREKGTPVLFTVPNLHPGPMGEIGGGNLPKVLHDNFPEETLVPHGCATHDFNLVSESEINKVIDAVRKSRNDLSYAGTAGRSGRLTVGSVQVLYQRFSDSVLLVTTRSPQRTEDLDFSIGSTIMAEGHRWFPHVALVDGHNCMTDLSSPILLATLTATEYQRAAFNAMEICSKAPLLPLSMGVSHVTLPYSREQGFGDLGIQALITEVDGQRTAYVLIDGNNMAQGVREVLVEQILTLVDHAEVMTTDSHVVNTITGKNPVGMHVPVAEFLPFVMQSIRDAISDLSPAEVAASTAHCEHVVVFGSNRISQLASTVNAMLVFVAPLSLAMLLLAFLLSLVAYAVMA
- a CDS encoding two pore domain potassium channel family protein, which encodes MEPLPLRLRIYLTIFLIVVLGGAIGMMAVEHLSPVDAFYFIVVTLTTVGYGDIYPLTTVGKLLVMVIILAGVSCFLGLAADAVEFILERREREKRLAKLNMIIGIFYSEVGTRLLRKFSVHDTGVEKIRSALLVSNTWSDEDFKKAHALLKDHSFQLDSRSLPLEELHGFLSHHKGFMLALLENPQLYEHDRFTDLMHAVFHLAEELISRERLVDLPQADYNHLSGDITRVYSQLVVEWLVYMQHLKKHYPYLFSLAMRTNPFDAHASAIVQ
- a CDS encoding integrase gives rise to the protein MESGYFSEWLKSYRNYLRMRNYSPRTLDSYEQVMKHFAYYVWLRRNTEITKLVIYWKDFENARLDTSVEVTPLMVTDFLSFVSSMRTYKPKTFHRIISTMSSFYRFLYTQGAVTSNPLTGIERPRVKQQDIKYLKHNQVLRLIDSIEDPRDNLIVRTIYATGVRVSELCGMNVEDIDFDEHTIRIRGKGDKSRIVFVDDDTLADLLKFIGNRIVGPVFVGQQGKHISSRAIQHIFKHYAPSGITPHKIRHSYASELYKRSKNLRVVQENLGHTSIKTTEIYLHTDIDERRQVYQQFFPLSKTNGNG